A window of the Henckelia pumila isolate YLH828 chromosome 3, ASM3356847v2, whole genome shotgun sequence genome harbors these coding sequences:
- the LOC140891197 gene encoding probable aspartic proteinase GIP2 gives MGSLHYSFLVFLAILVSSANAQNGLHLPVRKDPKTLQHYTTFQMGSNRADINTVIDLGAEHLWFACDDYTSNSYSPIPCDSSKCELAKGIGCFGCSRTEPRPGCTNDTCASTNSNPFEEFLSGQGFYEDTLYTKDNVRVPQFIFSCSTNDYLRGLASGTIGMLGLARTQISLHKQVTGKLNLPDKFSLCLPSSGLGKLSIGDVSSSSKPDISPLLKFTTLIINPNSTSPVYTVGDASVEYFIDVKSIRVNGETLSVKDSYFSLDKDGNGGTKISTIQNYTALHPSIYKPFTRAFVKAASDMKIKSVAAVGPFRACFSSSSISKTSAVPTIDLVLPGTDVYWRINGANSMVQIDQKTTCLGFVEGKSRPKPAVAFPTTSIIIGTHQLEENLMVFDLVSSQLHFTSSLLANGKSCSRL, from the coding sequence ATGGGTTCTCTCCATTACTCATTTCTTGTCTTTCTCGCCATTCTCGTTTCCTCCGCAAATGCTCAAAATGGCCTACACCTTCCGGTTCGTAAGGACCCGAAAACGCTGCAACACTACACCACCTTCCAAATGGGCAGCAACCGGGCCGATATAAACACTGTCATCGACCTAGGCGCCGAGCACTTGTGGTTTGCGTGCGACGATTACACCTCCAACTCGTATTCCCCAATCCCTTGTGACTCGAGCAAATGCGAGTTGGCCAAGGGGATTGGATGCTTTGGGTGCAGTCGTACAGAACCGCGCCCCGGATGCACCAACGACACCTGTGCCTCCACCAATTCCAACCCATTCGAAGAATTCCTCTCCGGCCAGGGATTCTATGAGGACACATTGTATACTAAGGACAACGTACGAGTGCCGCAATTCATCTTCTCTTGTTCCACCAATGATTACCTGCGAGGCCTGGCGAGTGGCACCATCGGCATGTTAGGCCTCGCCAGGACCCAAATTTCTTTGCATAAACAAGTGACAGGGAAGCTGAATTTGCCTGACAAATTCTCTCTTTGCCTCCCCTCGTCCGGATTGGGTAAATTGTCGATAGGGGACGTTTCCTCGTCGAGTAAACCCGACATATCTCCTTTGCTCAAGTTCACGACTCTCATCATAAATCCCAACAGCACGTCCCCTGTTTACACGGTCGGGGATGCGTCGGTAGAGTACTTCATTGACGTGAAATCCATTAGGGTCAATGGAGAGACATTGTCAGTGAAGGATTCTTACTTCTCCTTGGACAAAGACGGAAACGGCGGCACTAAAATCAGCACAATTCAAAACTACACCGCTCTTCACCCGTCCATTTACAAGCCCTTTACGCGTGCTTTCGTCAAAGCGGCCTCCGACATGAAGATTAAAAGCGTGGCAGCCGTGGGGCCGTTCAGAGCTTGTTTCAGCTCGAGCTCGATTTCTAAGACTTCAGCTGTGCCGACCATTGATCTGGTTCTGCCCGGAACCGATGTGTACTGGAGGATCAATGGGGCGAATTCAATGGTTCAAATCGATCAGAAAACAACGTGTCTTGGATTTGTGGAAGGCAAGTCAAGGCCAAAGCCTGCAGTTGCATTTCCAACGACTTCCATCATTATAGGAACACATCAATTGGAGGAGAATTTGATGGTCTTTGATTTGGTTTCTTCACAGCTTCACTTCACTTCTTCCCTTCTCGCCAATGGCAAAAGCTGCTCCCGCCTTTAA